A genomic segment from Lutibacter sp. A80 encodes:
- a CDS encoding undecaprenyl-diphosphate phosphatase: MSYIEAIVLGIIQGLTEFLPVSSSGHLELAKAFFGDNLLPNESLTFTVVLHFATALSTLVVFRDEVLEIFKGLFQFKWNEELKFSLKIILSMIPAVAAGLFFEDQFEAFFGGQILLVGFMLVITSLLLLFADKAKNTTKNVTFFNAFVIGVSQALAILPGISRSGATISSSVLLGIDRTKAARFSFLMVVPLIFGKISKDVLSGSINFQSSQIGVLSIGFIASFIAGLFACKWMLAIVKKSKLTYFALYCFIVGIIAITITLFNK, encoded by the coding sequence ATGAGTTATATTGAAGCGATAGTCTTAGGGATTATTCAAGGTTTAACAGAGTTTTTACCGGTATCATCTAGCGGACATTTAGAATTAGCAAAAGCTTTTTTTGGCGACAACTTATTACCTAATGAAAGTTTAACTTTTACGGTAGTATTACATTTTGCAACAGCATTAAGTACTTTGGTTGTTTTTAGAGACGAAGTGTTAGAAATTTTTAAAGGATTATTTCAGTTTAAATGGAATGAAGAATTAAAATTTTCACTTAAAATAATTTTATCTATGATTCCTGCTGTAGCTGCGGGTCTTTTTTTTGAAGACCAATTTGAAGCCTTTTTTGGTGGGCAAATATTATTAGTAGGTTTTATGCTTGTTATAACTTCACTTTTATTATTATTTGCTGATAAAGCTAAAAACACTACCAAAAATGTTACTTTTTTTAATGCATTTGTAATTGGAGTTTCACAAGCATTGGCAATTTTACCCGGAATTTCAAGATCTGGAGCAACAATATCTTCATCAGTTTTGTTGGGAATTGACAGAACAAAAGCAGCTCGTTTTTCTTTTTTAATGGTGGTGCCTTTAATTTTTGGTAAAATTTCAAAAGATGTTTTATCGGGATCTATAAATTTTCAAAGTAGCCAAATTGGAGTTTTAAGTATTGGGTTTATAGCTTCTTTTATTGCGGGTTTATTTGCTTGTAAATGGATGCTTGCAATTGTTAAAAAAAGTAAGCTTACTTATTTTGCATTGTATTGTTTTATTGTTGGAATAATTGCAATTACAATAACTTTATTTAATAAATAA
- a CDS encoding HAD family hydrolase, with protein MDFSKVKLVVTDMDGTLLNSKHEVSPLFFSIFNKLKQRNIHFVAASGRQYHSIVNKLINIKDDITIIAENGAFAMQGANELFSIGLPKEQILKSIALLRTIKNTNIVLCGKKSAYIDSKDEKFIALFNEYYSEYKIVDDLTKVENDLFFKIAAYHFDSSEKYILPEIKQLENDMQVFVSGKNWLDISHNNANKGYALNILQKDLNITKEETMVFGDYNNDLKMIALADFSYAMQNAHPNVIKAANFLTKTNDQQGVEYILEQILNSRNI; from the coding sequence ATGGATTTTTCAAAAGTAAAATTAGTAGTTACCGATATGGATGGCACCTTACTTAATTCTAAACACGAAGTAAGTCCTCTATTTTTCTCAATTTTTAATAAATTAAAACAAAGGAATATTCATTTTGTTGCAGCTAGTGGAAGACAATACCATAGCATTGTAAATAAATTGATTAATATAAAAGACGACATAACTATAATTGCAGAAAATGGAGCTTTTGCAATGCAAGGAGCTAATGAATTATTTTCAATAGGTCTACCTAAAGAACAAATTTTAAAATCCATTGCATTATTACGTACAATTAAAAACACCAACATTGTTTTATGTGGTAAAAAATCAGCATATATAGATTCTAAAGACGAAAAATTTATAGCGCTTTTTAACGAATATTATAGCGAATACAAAATTGTAGATGATTTAACCAAAGTTGAAAATGATTTGTTTTTTAAAATAGCTGCTTATCATTTTGATTCTTCTGAAAAGTATATTCTGCCAGAAATAAAACAACTTGAAAATGATATGCAAGTATTTGTTTCTGGTAAAAACTGGTTAGATATTTCGCATAATAATGCCAATAAAGGCTATGCTTTAAACATACTTCAAAAAGATTTAAACATTACCAAAGAAGAAACCATGGTTTTTGGAGATTATAATAACGATTTAAAAATGATTGCTCTTGCAGATTTTAGTTACGCTATGCAAAATGCACACCCTAATGTAATAAAAGCAGCTAATTTTTTAACAAAAACGAATGATCAACAAGGGGTTGAATATATTCTCGAACAAATTTTAAATTCTAGAAATATTTAA
- the meaB gene encoding methylmalonyl Co-A mutase-associated GTPase MeaB → MKNYKPKGRLAPEAYIKGILNGDRVLLSRAITVIESNLESDKTLAKEIIQAILPYSGNSIRIGITGVPGVGKSTFIEAFGKHLVSKGHKVAILSIDPSSQRSKGSILGDKTRMEELANMEEAYIRPSASGDTLGGVANKTGETMLLCEANGYDVLLIETVGVGQSETAVHGMTDFFLLLMLAGAGDELQGIKKGIMEMADMVVINKADGDNITMSKMAKRQYQNALHIFPLAESGWSPVVSTASAIKGIGIDKVWEEVGNFKKLVDENGYFIRNRNHQQIQWMYNNINEELKHLFYGSKDISSKLKGLEKDIISSKISPVKAAQNILNDFKKSF, encoded by the coding sequence ATGAAAAATTACAAGCCAAAAGGCAGGCTCGCACCTGAAGCATATATTAAAGGAATTTTAAATGGAGATAGGGTATTACTTTCTAGAGCTATTACTGTTATTGAAAGTAATTTAGAAAGTGATAAAACACTTGCTAAAGAAATTATTCAAGCTATATTACCATATTCTGGAAATTCTATTCGTATTGGTATAACAGGTGTTCCAGGTGTAGGAAAAAGTACATTTATTGAAGCTTTTGGAAAGCATCTGGTAAGTAAAGGTCATAAAGTTGCAATTTTATCTATAGACCCAAGTAGTCAACGGTCAAAAGGGAGTATTTTAGGGGATAAAACCAGAATGGAAGAATTGGCAAATATGGAAGAAGCATATATTCGTCCGTCTGCATCTGGAGATACTTTAGGAGGAGTTGCAAATAAAACTGGAGAAACTATGCTGCTTTGCGAAGCAAATGGATATGATGTTTTATTAATTGAAACTGTTGGAGTAGGGCAAAGCGAAACTGCTGTACACGGAATGACTGATTTCTTTTTATTACTAATGTTGGCTGGAGCTGGTGATGAATTACAAGGTATTAAAAAAGGGATTATGGAAATGGCAGATATGGTAGTAATTAATAAAGCCGATGGTGATAATATTACTATGAGTAAAATGGCTAAACGTCAATACCAAAATGCATTACATATTTTTCCGTTAGCCGAATCTGGATGGAGTCCAGTGGTAAGTACAGCCTCTGCTATAAAAGGAATTGGAATAGATAAAGTTTGGGAAGAAGTTGGTAACTTTAAAAAGCTAGTTGATGAAAATGGTTATTTTATAAGAAATAGAAATCATCAACAAATCCAATGGATGTACAATAATATTAATGAAGAATTAAAGCATTTATTTTACGGTTCAAAAGATATTTCTAGTAAATTAAAGGGACTTGAAAAAGATATTATTTCATCAAAAATATCACCGGTAAAAGCCGCTCAAAATATACTTAATGATTTTAAGAAATCTTTTTAA
- a CDS encoding ABC transporter permease: protein MNNSFDKYQKRRLRSSYLSVIISIALVLFLVGFLGVILLKTNTISKHFKEKVAITIFLNDNAKSKDVEILKGELKQAEYSKEVVYISKKEAAENYAEEIGEDFVSFLGDNPLKNAIDVTLKSDFVTPEKMESIEKQLLIRSIVAEVVYDKPLIELLTKNINRISFWMLLLSAIFTLIAVVLINSSIRISIYSKRFTIKTMQMVGATKGFIRRPFIWKSIKLGIIGALVSNAALIGFIMYINKMVPEIELLADYKELGILFLSIIIMGVLITWLSTFFATQRFLNLRTDELYY from the coding sequence TTGAATAATTCTTTCGATAAATATCAAAAAAGAAGATTGCGTTCTTCTTATCTTTCAGTAATAATAAGTATTGCTTTAGTGCTTTTTTTAGTGGGTTTTTTAGGTGTTATTTTACTTAAAACCAATACAATATCTAAGCATTTTAAGGAGAAAGTTGCAATTACAATTTTTTTAAATGACAATGCAAAATCAAAAGATGTTGAAATTCTAAAGGGAGAATTAAAACAAGCAGAATATTCAAAAGAAGTAGTTTATATCTCAAAAAAAGAAGCTGCTGAAAATTATGCAGAAGAAATTGGTGAAGATTTTGTGAGTTTTCTAGGAGATAATCCATTAAAAAATGCAATTGATGTTACGTTAAAATCAGATTTTGTTACTCCAGAAAAAATGGAGAGTATTGAAAAACAGTTGCTTATTAGAAGTATTGTTGCAGAAGTAGTATATGATAAACCGTTGATTGAATTATTAACAAAAAACATCAACCGCATCAGTTTTTGGATGTTGCTTTTAAGTGCCATATTTACATTAATAGCCGTTGTTTTAATTAATAGTTCTATTAGAATTTCAATATATTCTAAGCGATTTACTATTAAAACAATGCAAATGGTTGGAGCAACAAAAGGATTTATTAGAAGACCATTTATTTGGAAAAGTATTAAACTTGGAATTATAGGTGCATTGGTTTCTAATGCAGCTTTAATTGGTTTTATTATGTATATAAATAAAATGGTACCAGAAATTGAATTACTTGCAGATTATAAAGAACTAGGAATTTTATTTTTATCTATTATTATAATGGGCGTGTTAATAACTTGGTTAAGTACCTTTTTTGCAACACAACGATTTTTAAATTTAAGAACAGACGAACTATATTACTAA
- a CDS encoding ABC transporter ATPase has product MIVDFNQIPNWCKLWVFPSNRKFYPQEIDGLKERIENFLTKWTNEGQALECSYQFKYNRFIIITVDDSEVNLSLKAHDTLTAFILELEKFYDIVLLDKINVCYKQGEFVQYKDLKEFKKMMKNKGVSTKTTVFDNMITTKAELENDWEINIMDSWLGRFL; this is encoded by the coding sequence ATGATTGTAGACTTTAATCAAATCCCAAACTGGTGTAAACTGTGGGTATTCCCTTCAAATAGAAAATTTTATCCTCAAGAAATTGATGGCTTAAAAGAACGTATTGAAAATTTTTTAACAAAATGGACTAATGAAGGGCAAGCCTTAGAGTGTTCTTATCAATTTAAATACAATCGTTTTATTATTATTACTGTAGATGATTCAGAAGTAAATTTAAGTTTAAAAGCGCACGACACTTTAACTGCTTTTATACTTGAATTAGAAAAGTTTTATGATATTGTTTTATTAGATAAAATTAATGTTTGTTACAAACAAGGTGAGTTTGTGCAATACAAAGATTTAAAGGAATTTAAAAAAATGATGAAAAACAAAGGTGTTTCTACTAAAACTACAGTTTTTGATAATATGATTACTACTAAAGCAGAATTAGAAAACGACTGGGAAATTAATATAATGGATAGTTGGTTAGGACGTTTTTTATAA
- a CDS encoding thioredoxin family protein yields MDSLLIKNSIKKGVSYSTYRTLIKGLLVEGKSTGSEQSKALLEYSTLNDKRMDRLDKTLKISEETTTALEQLTNNYTLLILAEGWCGDAAQILPVINKIATASSKIDLKIVCRDENETLMQQFLTNGGKAIPKVIIVNSKNEVVNSWGPRPSIATKMVNDYKAQHGGLDAEFKKDLQIWYNKDKGNNTQKDLLEILLASEKSTN; encoded by the coding sequence ATGGACAGTCTTTTAATAAAAAACAGCATTAAAAAAGGTGTATCTTACTCTACATACCGAACCTTAATTAAAGGTCTTTTGGTTGAAGGTAAATCTACTGGAAGTGAACAATCAAAAGCTCTTTTAGAATATAGCACTTTGAATGATAAGCGTATGGATAGATTAGACAAAACGCTAAAAATTTCAGAAGAAACAACTACTGCTTTAGAGCAATTAACTAACAATTATACATTATTAATTTTAGCTGAAGGTTGGTGTGGCGATGCTGCTCAAATATTACCTGTTATTAATAAAATTGCTACAGCTTCTTCTAAAATAGATTTAAAAATTGTTTGTAGAGATGAAAATGAAACTTTAATGCAACAATTTTTAACAAATGGAGGCAAAGCAATTCCCAAAGTTATTATTGTAAATAGTAAAAATGAAGTTGTAAACTCTTGGGGACCTAGACCTTCTATTGCTACTAAAATGGTAAATGATTACAAAGCACAACACGGTGGTTTAGATGCTGAATTTAAAAAAGATTTACAAATTTGGTACAATAAAGATAAAGGAAATAACACTCAAAAAGATCTATTAGAAATCTTATTAGCATCTGAAAAAAGCACAAACTAA
- a CDS encoding DUF3098 domain-containing protein — MNKKKEENTSKFLFGKKNYTVMLVGIAFIALGFILMAGGGSDDPTVFNEEIYNFRRIRLAPTLVLIGLGIEIYAIMAKSSK, encoded by the coding sequence ATGAATAAGAAGAAAGAAGAAAATACAAGTAAATTTTTATTCGGTAAAAAAAATTATACCGTTATGCTTGTTGGTATTGCTTTTATTGCTTTAGGCTTTATTTTAATGGCTGGAGGCGGTAGTGATGATCCTACTGTTTTTAACGAAGAAATTTATAATTTTAGAAGAATTAGATTAGCCCCAACACTTGTACTTATAGGTTTGGGAATTGAAATTTACGCTATTATGGCGAAATCTTCAAAGTAA
- the truB gene encoding tRNA pseudouridine(55) synthase TruB: protein MNLEDYKSGQVLLIDKPLNWTSFQVVNKLRWEIKQRFKIKNIKVGHAGTLDPLATGLLILCTGKFTKKINEFQGQIKEYTGEITLGATTPSFDLETEIDKNFPIDHITEDIIHQTTQQFIGEIDQVPPIFSALKKDGKRLYELARAGETTEIKSRKITISEFEITAINLPKIEFRVVCSKGTYIRSLANDFGVALNTGAHLSKLRRTKIGDFNVANAVDIEAFIANLKL, encoded by the coding sequence ATGAATTTAGAAGATTATAAAAGCGGACAGGTTTTATTGATTGATAAACCGCTAAATTGGACATCTTTTCAAGTAGTAAATAAACTGCGTTGGGAAATTAAACAACGTTTTAAAATTAAAAACATTAAAGTAGGTCATGCTGGAACTTTAGATCCCTTAGCTACAGGTTTATTGATACTTTGTACAGGTAAATTCACTAAAAAAATTAATGAATTTCAAGGTCAAATCAAGGAATACACAGGAGAAATTACCTTAGGTGCTACAACACCAAGTTTTGATTTAGAAACAGAAATTGATAAAAATTTTCCAATAGACCATATTACTGAAGATATAATTCACCAAACTACACAGCAATTTATTGGAGAAATAGACCAGGTTCCACCTATTTTTTCAGCCTTAAAAAAAGATGGAAAACGTTTGTATGAATTGGCGAGAGCTGGTGAAACTACCGAAATAAAATCAAGAAAAATTACCATTTCAGAATTCGAAATTACAGCCATAAATTTGCCTAAAATAGAATTTAGAGTAGTTTGTAGTAAAGGAACGTACATTAGATCTTTGGCTAATGATTTTGGAGTTGCATTAAATACAGGTGCACACTTGTCAAAATTACGAAGAACAAAAATTGGAGATTTTAATGTAGCTAATGCAGTAGATATTGAAGCGTTTATAGCCAATCTAAAACTTTAG